In one window of Syngnathus typhle isolate RoL2023-S1 ecotype Sweden linkage group LG7, RoL_Styp_1.0, whole genome shotgun sequence DNA:
- the ankrd27 gene encoding ankyrin repeat domain-containing protein 27 isoform X1, with amino-acid sequence MALYDENIAKNAFFVALEKLRPDLCERVARLHGIVLVPCCGSLEGSVVSELHFDSYVLHAVEDGYQTADGKDVRIQDRRVLLGSDLAPPVSLPILFEETFYNAKEESYSVLCISGPVEAAEEAESGPPPRAPSATYHLRSLEDVKVFLGRHSHKLDKLIANFSLAFKQHERKGLRHHIDSTHGLYTRCLQCVLRDARPKVSAKQELQTSLVKQAVEVYVHHAIHPLIFNLVSTLEAGQDAAFNKTTRSLQELQHKDVGVKAHFSINLSRAKRELGQLNQQTSPLLKLLCLRKVALTATRTASSAVSVEAVCADDLLSIILYLLVKMEIPNWMANLSYMRNFCFCQSSKDELSYCLSTFEAAVQYISLGRLHHTLSECHGHANNKVQMKVDLASASTPIGRLLEHVADGNEAEVERLLSEGESEEDVRPCHPLCSCDLCDLQRSGKLNDPSVVTASSRDERGYTPLHVAAVCGQAQLIDLLVAKGAPVNATDYHTLTPLHLACQKGYQGAALLLLHYKADADAQDNNGNTPLHLACMYGHEDCVKALVYYDFQRCSLDLANDKGDTALHVASRWGYESIVHVLLENGASVHALNSKAHTPAHCALNSKVLALLRRDEGQRCAHPPVRVPAASSERSGRRSSTSSGASSSPARELPPESASVRHGQVEKLLRAVADGDVQMVRYLLEWTDEEEAGAAAAAEASLCHPLCQCATCAPAHKARAVPCGALCVRSANADGVTPLHVACMYGHGELTALLVRHGADVEARTERKATPLHLASQNNHLQVVKFLLECNAKLNKKDQYGNTALIRACLHGNLDTAATLLQSEALVNVRNRQGNTALHCAVRAGHRALVDVLLKAGASPHLRNKKHRTPLDAAYQRGGKNAEIVRSLQKASGLPPDDEPIKLLSVPKGTLAHSFVQCLRLNDPARQKSAAGRIQQTKETSGSPSGRSAAPEQVSPGARRPRLRRGGTADATASSASPDGTPGSRGRGLTRWHTLDSGEEAPEPPMDVRVWTRRRHDDDDTKRQSPAALAFLMTSPPPPSDGQTPRDSVTERSSDDGDVTSRLPASPPLHANAGDTAAISGDTSATGLASGKGNPCDMSHTQDSSAHIGATPICRDTPICSDVADAKDTRPPCDTLLLPCDKNDSAETSHLQDASPRTAHSPIDDISGDPRVG; translated from the exons ATGGCGCTGTACGACGAGAACATCGCCAAGAACGCCTTCTTCGTGGCGCTGGAGAAGCTCCGGCCGGACCTGTGCGAGCGCGTGGCCCGGCTGCACGGCATC GTTCTGGTCCCGTGCTGCGGAAGTCTCGAGGGTAGCGTCGTGTCGGAACTTCACTTTGACAGCTACGTTCTGCACGCCGTGGAAGACGGATACCAGACGGCAGACGGAAAG GACGTCCGGATCCAGGACAGGCGGGTCCTGTTGGGATCTGACCTGGCGCCCCCGGTCTCGCTCCCCATCCTGTTTGAGGAAACCTTCTACAACGCTAAGGAGGAGAGCTACAGCGTCCTGTGCATCTCCGGGCCGGTGGAGGCGGCGGAGGAGGCGGAGTCGGGCCCGCCGCCGAGGGCGCCCAGCGCGACTTACCACCTCAGGAGCCTAGAAGACGTCAAAGTGTTCCTGGGCCGCCACAGCCACAAGTTGGACAAACTCATCGCAAACTTCTCTCTGGCCTTCAAGCAGCACGAGCGAAAGGGACTGCGGCACCACATA GACTCCACCCACGGCTTGTACACACGCTGCCTTCAGTGTGTGCTGCGGGACGCTCGGCCA AAGGTGTCGGCCAAGCAGGAGCTCCAAACCAGTCTGGTGAAACAAGCCGTGGAG GTGTACGTGCATCACGCCATCCACCCGCTGATCTTCAACCTGGTGTCGACGTTGGAAGCCGGACAG GACGCCGCCTTCAACAAGACCACCAGAAGTCTTCAAGAGCTTCAGCACAAAGACGTCGGCGTCAAAGCGCATTTCAG CATCAACTTGTCTCGCGCCAAACGGGAGCTGGGTCAACTCAACCAGCAGACGTCGCCGCTCCTCAAGCTGCTTTGCCTGCGCAAGGTGGCCTTGACCGCCACCCGCACGGCGTCCTCGGCAG TCAGCGTGGAAGCCGTGTGCGCCGATGACCTGCTGTCCATCATCCTCTATCTGCTGGTCAAGATGGAAATCCCCAACTG gatGGCCAACCTAAGCTACATGAGGAACTTCTGCTTCTGTCAGTCCAGCAAAGACGAGCTGAGCTATTGTCTGAGCACCTTCGAGGCGGCCGTCCAGTACATCAGCCTGGGGAGGCTGCACCACACGCTCTCC GAGTGCCACGGCCATGCCAACAACAAGGTGCAAATGAAGGTGGATCTGGCGAGCGCCTCCACGCCCATCGGCCGTTTGTTGGAG CACGTGGCAGACGGGAACGAGGCGGAGGTGGAGCGTCTGCTGAGCGAAGGCGAGAGCGAAGAAGACGTGCGGCCGTGTCACCCTTTGTGCTCCTGTGACCTCTGCGACCTCCAACGGTCCGG GAAGCTGAACGACCCGTCCGTCGTCACGGCGTCCTCCAGAGACGAGCGAGGCTACACGCCGCTGCACGTGGCCGCCGTCTGCG gtcaGGCGCAGCTGATTGACCTTCTGGTAGCCAAAGGAGCACCGGTCAACGCCACCGATTACCACACGCTCACACCGCTGCACTTGGCGTGTCAAAAGGGATACCAAGGAGCGGCG CTGCTGCTGTTGCATTACAAGGCGGATGCGGACGCTCAGGACAACAACGGCAACACGCCGCTGCACTTGGCCTGCATGTACGGACACGAGGAC TGCGTGAAGGCGCTGGTCTACTACGACTTCCAGAGGTGCAGCCTGGACCTGGCCAACGACAAAGGCGACACGGCGCTGCACGTGGCGTCTCGCTGGGGCTACGAATCCATCGTCCACGTGCTGCTGGAGAACGGCGCCAGCGTGCACGCGCTCAACAGCAAAGCGCACACGCCCGCCCACTGCGCCCTCAACTCCAAG GTGCTGGCGTTGCTGCGGAGGGACGAGGGGCAGCGCTGCGCTCAT CCTCCCGTGCGAGTTCCTGCCGCCAGCTCGGAGCGCAGCGGCCGGCGCTCGTCCACGTCAAGCGGCGCGTCGTCCTCGCCGGCCCGCGAGCTCCCGCCCGAGAGCGCGTCGGTGCGACATGGCCAG GTGGAGAAGCTGCTGCGGGCTGTGGCGGACGGAGACGTGCAAATg GTGCGCTACCTGTTGGAGTGGACAGACGAGGAAgaggcgggggcggcggcggcggccgaggcATCGCTgtgtcatcctctgtgtcaatgTGCCACGTGCGCGCCGGCTCACAAG GCGCGTGCGGTCCCGTGCGGCGCCTTGTGCGTGCGTAGCGCCAACGCCGACGGCGTGACGCCGCTCCACGTCGCCTGCATGTACGGCCACGGCGAGCTGACGGCGCTCCTGGTCCGCCACGGCGCCGACGTCGAGGCGCGCACCGAGCGCAAGGCCACGCCGCTTCACCTGGCCAGCCAGAACAACCACCTGCAG GTGGTGAAGTTCCTGCTGGAGTGCAACGCCAAGCTCAACAAGAAGGACCAGTACGGCAACACGGCTTTAATACGCGCCTGTCTCCACGGCAACCTGGACACCGCCGCCACGCTCCTGCAG AGCGAGGCGCTGGTGAACGTGCGCAACCGGCAGGGCAACACGGCGCTGCACTGCGCAGTGCGGGCCGGCCACCGGGCCCTGGTGGATGTCCTGCTGAAGGCCGGAGCCTCCCCGCACCTGCGCAACAAGAAACACAGGACGCCTCTGGACGCCGCGTATCAGCGAGGCGGAAAG AACGCCGAGATCGTGCGATCGCTGCAGAAAGCCTCGGGACTCCCCCCGGATGACGAGCCCATCAAACTTCTCTCCGTGCCCAAAGGCACCCTGG CTCACTCCTTCGTTCAGTGTCTGAGACTCAACGATCCCGCCCGCCAAAAGTCAGCCGCCGGCAG GATTCAGCAGACGAAGGAAACGTCCGGCAGTCCAAGCGGGCGCTCGGCTGCACCCGAGCAG GTGAGTCCCGGGGCGAGGAGGCCGCGGCTGCGGCGCGGCGGCACGGCGGACGCCACCGCCTCGTCGGCGAGCCCCGACGGCacccctggctccagagggcGGGGCCTGACCCGTTGGCACACGCTGGACTCGGGAGAGGAAGCCCCGGAGCCGCCGATGGACGTGCGCGTTTGGACCAGACGTCGtcacgacgacgacgacaccAAGCGCCAAAGCCCCGCGGCGCTCGCCTTTCTGatgacgtcgccgccgccgccgtcagaCGGACAGACGCCGCGCGACTCCGTGACGGAACGGTCGTCAGACGACGGTGACGTCACTTCACGTTTACCCGCAAGCCCGCCGCTACACGCCAATGCCGGGGACACGGCGGCCATTTCCGGTGACACGTCTGCCACCGGTCTCGCTAGTGGAAAAGGCAATCCGTGTGACATGTCGCACACTCAGGATTCAAGTGCCCACATCGGAGCCACGCCCATTTGTAGGGACACGCCCATTTGTAGTGACGTGGCCGACGCCAAAGACACAAGGCCGCCTTGTGACACGCTGCTTCTTCCCTGTGACAAAAACGACTCCGCTGAAACATCCCACCTCCAAGACGCCAGCCCTCGTACGGCCCACTCCCCTATCGACGACATCTCCGGTGACCCCAGGGTGGGCTGA
- the ankrd27 gene encoding ankyrin repeat domain-containing protein 27 isoform X3, whose protein sequence is MALYDENIAKNAFFVALEKLRPDLCERVARLHGIVLVPCCGSLEGSVVSELHFDSYVLHAVEDGYQTADGKDVRIQDRRVLLGSDLAPPVSLPILFEETFYNAKEESYSVLCISGPVEAAEEAESGPPPRAPSATYHLRSLEDVKVFLGRHSHKLDKLIANFSLAFKQHERKGLRHHIDSTHGLYTRCLQCVLRDARPKVSAKQELQTSLVKQAVEVYVHHAIHPLIFNLVSTLEAGQDAAFNKTTRSLQELQHKDVGVKAHFSINLSRAKRELGQLNQQTSPLLKLLCLRKVALTATRTASSAVSVEAVCADDLLSIILYLLVKMEIPNWMANLSYMRNFCFCQSSKDELSYCLSTFEAAVQYISLGRLHHTLSECHGHANNKVQMKVDLASASTPIGRLLEHVADGNEAEVERLLSEGESEEDVRPCHPLCSCDLCDLQRKLNDPSVVTASSRDERGYTPLHVAAVCGQAQLIDLLVAKGAPVNATDYHTLTPLHLACQKGYQGAALLLLHYKADADAQDNNGNTPLHLACMYGHEDCVKALVYYDFQRCSLDLANDKGDTALHVASRWGYESIVHVLLENGASVHALNSKAHTPAHCALNSKVLALLRRDEGQRCAHPPVRVPAASSERSGRRSSTSSGASSSPARELPPESASVRHGQVEKLLRAVADGDVQMVRYLLEWTDEEEAGAAAAAEASLCHPLCQCATCAPAHKARAVPCGALCVRSANADGVTPLHVACMYGHGELTALLVRHGADVEARTERKATPLHLASQNNHLQVVKFLLECNAKLNKKDQYGNTALIRACLHGNLDTAATLLQSEALVNVRNRQGNTALHCAVRAGHRALVDVLLKAGASPHLRNKKHRTPLDAAYQRGGKNAEIVRSLQKASGLPPDDEPIKLLSVPKGTLAHSFVQCLRLNDPARQKSAAGRIQQTKETSGSPSGRSAAPEQVSPGARRPRLRRGGTADATASSASPDGTPGSRGRGLTRWHTLDSGEEAPEPPMDVRVWTRRRHDDDDTKRQSPAALAFLMTSPPPPSDGQTPRDSVTERSSDDGDVTSRLPASPPLHANAGDTAAISGDTSATGLASGKGNPCDMSHTQDSSAHIGATPICRDTPICSDVADAKDTRPPCDTLLLPCDKNDSAETSHLQDASPRTAHSPIDDISGDPRVG, encoded by the exons ATGGCGCTGTACGACGAGAACATCGCCAAGAACGCCTTCTTCGTGGCGCTGGAGAAGCTCCGGCCGGACCTGTGCGAGCGCGTGGCCCGGCTGCACGGCATC GTTCTGGTCCCGTGCTGCGGAAGTCTCGAGGGTAGCGTCGTGTCGGAACTTCACTTTGACAGCTACGTTCTGCACGCCGTGGAAGACGGATACCAGACGGCAGACGGAAAG GACGTCCGGATCCAGGACAGGCGGGTCCTGTTGGGATCTGACCTGGCGCCCCCGGTCTCGCTCCCCATCCTGTTTGAGGAAACCTTCTACAACGCTAAGGAGGAGAGCTACAGCGTCCTGTGCATCTCCGGGCCGGTGGAGGCGGCGGAGGAGGCGGAGTCGGGCCCGCCGCCGAGGGCGCCCAGCGCGACTTACCACCTCAGGAGCCTAGAAGACGTCAAAGTGTTCCTGGGCCGCCACAGCCACAAGTTGGACAAACTCATCGCAAACTTCTCTCTGGCCTTCAAGCAGCACGAGCGAAAGGGACTGCGGCACCACATA GACTCCACCCACGGCTTGTACACACGCTGCCTTCAGTGTGTGCTGCGGGACGCTCGGCCA AAGGTGTCGGCCAAGCAGGAGCTCCAAACCAGTCTGGTGAAACAAGCCGTGGAG GTGTACGTGCATCACGCCATCCACCCGCTGATCTTCAACCTGGTGTCGACGTTGGAAGCCGGACAG GACGCCGCCTTCAACAAGACCACCAGAAGTCTTCAAGAGCTTCAGCACAAAGACGTCGGCGTCAAAGCGCATTTCAG CATCAACTTGTCTCGCGCCAAACGGGAGCTGGGTCAACTCAACCAGCAGACGTCGCCGCTCCTCAAGCTGCTTTGCCTGCGCAAGGTGGCCTTGACCGCCACCCGCACGGCGTCCTCGGCAG TCAGCGTGGAAGCCGTGTGCGCCGATGACCTGCTGTCCATCATCCTCTATCTGCTGGTCAAGATGGAAATCCCCAACTG gatGGCCAACCTAAGCTACATGAGGAACTTCTGCTTCTGTCAGTCCAGCAAAGACGAGCTGAGCTATTGTCTGAGCACCTTCGAGGCGGCCGTCCAGTACATCAGCCTGGGGAGGCTGCACCACACGCTCTCC GAGTGCCACGGCCATGCCAACAACAAGGTGCAAATGAAGGTGGATCTGGCGAGCGCCTCCACGCCCATCGGCCGTTTGTTGGAG CACGTGGCAGACGGGAACGAGGCGGAGGTGGAGCGTCTGCTGAGCGAAGGCGAGAGCGAAGAAGACGTGCGGCCGTGTCACCCTTTGTGCTCCTGTGACCTCTGCGACCTCCAACG GAAGCTGAACGACCCGTCCGTCGTCACGGCGTCCTCCAGAGACGAGCGAGGCTACACGCCGCTGCACGTGGCCGCCGTCTGCG gtcaGGCGCAGCTGATTGACCTTCTGGTAGCCAAAGGAGCACCGGTCAACGCCACCGATTACCACACGCTCACACCGCTGCACTTGGCGTGTCAAAAGGGATACCAAGGAGCGGCG CTGCTGCTGTTGCATTACAAGGCGGATGCGGACGCTCAGGACAACAACGGCAACACGCCGCTGCACTTGGCCTGCATGTACGGACACGAGGAC TGCGTGAAGGCGCTGGTCTACTACGACTTCCAGAGGTGCAGCCTGGACCTGGCCAACGACAAAGGCGACACGGCGCTGCACGTGGCGTCTCGCTGGGGCTACGAATCCATCGTCCACGTGCTGCTGGAGAACGGCGCCAGCGTGCACGCGCTCAACAGCAAAGCGCACACGCCCGCCCACTGCGCCCTCAACTCCAAG GTGCTGGCGTTGCTGCGGAGGGACGAGGGGCAGCGCTGCGCTCAT CCTCCCGTGCGAGTTCCTGCCGCCAGCTCGGAGCGCAGCGGCCGGCGCTCGTCCACGTCAAGCGGCGCGTCGTCCTCGCCGGCCCGCGAGCTCCCGCCCGAGAGCGCGTCGGTGCGACATGGCCAG GTGGAGAAGCTGCTGCGGGCTGTGGCGGACGGAGACGTGCAAATg GTGCGCTACCTGTTGGAGTGGACAGACGAGGAAgaggcgggggcggcggcggcggccgaggcATCGCTgtgtcatcctctgtgtcaatgTGCCACGTGCGCGCCGGCTCACAAG GCGCGTGCGGTCCCGTGCGGCGCCTTGTGCGTGCGTAGCGCCAACGCCGACGGCGTGACGCCGCTCCACGTCGCCTGCATGTACGGCCACGGCGAGCTGACGGCGCTCCTGGTCCGCCACGGCGCCGACGTCGAGGCGCGCACCGAGCGCAAGGCCACGCCGCTTCACCTGGCCAGCCAGAACAACCACCTGCAG GTGGTGAAGTTCCTGCTGGAGTGCAACGCCAAGCTCAACAAGAAGGACCAGTACGGCAACACGGCTTTAATACGCGCCTGTCTCCACGGCAACCTGGACACCGCCGCCACGCTCCTGCAG AGCGAGGCGCTGGTGAACGTGCGCAACCGGCAGGGCAACACGGCGCTGCACTGCGCAGTGCGGGCCGGCCACCGGGCCCTGGTGGATGTCCTGCTGAAGGCCGGAGCCTCCCCGCACCTGCGCAACAAGAAACACAGGACGCCTCTGGACGCCGCGTATCAGCGAGGCGGAAAG AACGCCGAGATCGTGCGATCGCTGCAGAAAGCCTCGGGACTCCCCCCGGATGACGAGCCCATCAAACTTCTCTCCGTGCCCAAAGGCACCCTGG CTCACTCCTTCGTTCAGTGTCTGAGACTCAACGATCCCGCCCGCCAAAAGTCAGCCGCCGGCAG GATTCAGCAGACGAAGGAAACGTCCGGCAGTCCAAGCGGGCGCTCGGCTGCACCCGAGCAG GTGAGTCCCGGGGCGAGGAGGCCGCGGCTGCGGCGCGGCGGCACGGCGGACGCCACCGCCTCGTCGGCGAGCCCCGACGGCacccctggctccagagggcGGGGCCTGACCCGTTGGCACACGCTGGACTCGGGAGAGGAAGCCCCGGAGCCGCCGATGGACGTGCGCGTTTGGACCAGACGTCGtcacgacgacgacgacaccAAGCGCCAAAGCCCCGCGGCGCTCGCCTTTCTGatgacgtcgccgccgccgccgtcagaCGGACAGACGCCGCGCGACTCCGTGACGGAACGGTCGTCAGACGACGGTGACGTCACTTCACGTTTACCCGCAAGCCCGCCGCTACACGCCAATGCCGGGGACACGGCGGCCATTTCCGGTGACACGTCTGCCACCGGTCTCGCTAGTGGAAAAGGCAATCCGTGTGACATGTCGCACACTCAGGATTCAAGTGCCCACATCGGAGCCACGCCCATTTGTAGGGACACGCCCATTTGTAGTGACGTGGCCGACGCCAAAGACACAAGGCCGCCTTGTGACACGCTGCTTCTTCCCTGTGACAAAAACGACTCCGCTGAAACATCCCACCTCCAAGACGCCAGCCCTCGTACGGCCCACTCCCCTATCGACGACATCTCCGGTGACCCCAGGGTGGGCTGA